The nucleotide window ATAACCCATTTTTGAAAGTTTGTCGGCGGTATCTTTCGAGAGTTTGTCGATACCTCGCCAGGCAGGCAGAATTAATATTCCCGGTTTTTGGGTGTTGCTCTTTTCGGGAGCAATTTTAAAACCATTTAGAACCTGATTATCGTCTTTGTATTGTACAGGTTTTAATTGTGCAAATCCCTGAATAGTAGATAGTATCATGATTAAAAATGGGATTTTAAAATTTTTCATAATTTCTTTTTTTACAAATATGAGAATAATAAAGATATAAAAAAACCCTGAAAGTTTCACCTTTCAAGGTTTTTATTCCTGTTTATGTACTAAATACTTTATTATTTTATAAATCAATATTTCGTTTGAAAGCACAGCCTAATTCGATTAGAGATTCTGTTTTTGCGATGCCGGGAATACTGTCGATTTGTTCATAAAGAAGTTTTCGCATGTGTTCATGATCTTTGGCAATCATTTTTATATATAGGGTGAAAGAACCAGCAATGAAATAACATTCTGTGATTTCGGGGATTTTTTTTAATTCTTCAATAACTCTAGCCGAGTCATGGTCTTTTTTTAAATAAATTCCTGTAAAAGCTCCCCAGTCAAAGCCAATTTTTTTTTCATTGATAACAGGTTTGATTCCGGTTATGATTCCGTTTTCCAATAATCGATTTACACGTTGGTGTACCATTGTATTGGATATTTTTAAATTGGCAGCAATTGATGAAAAAGCCATTCTTCCGTCTTTTTCTAATTCTTTGATTATGTTAATGTCAAATTCATCTAATATGTCCATTTTTTTGTTTTTTAAAAGTTAAAATCACTTTTTTTAGGGCGATAAAAGTAATTCTTTATTTGTTTATATTTTTTTGCAATATTGAATAGAAATGTTAAATTAATAAAATGACTTAATATTTGTTTTATAAAAATTAATTTTAACTTAAAATGTTATAATTGAGTCAAAAACATTGTTTTTATGTTAAAAAATAAAAATTATAATTACTTTTGATTTCTGAATTATAAAAAAAGCCTAATCATGACTCATATAACACAAGGATTTTCTTCAAAATCAGAAAATTTAATTGAAAAAGAAAATAAATATGGAGCCCATAATTACCATCCGCTGCCAGTTGTTTTGGAAAAAGGGGAAGGTGTTTATGTATGGGATGTTGACGGAAAAAAATATTTTGATTTCTTGTCGGCTTATTCAGCAGTGAACCAAGGGCATTGTCATCCAAAAATTGTTGGCGCAATGGTAGAGCAAGCTCAAAAATTGACATTGACTTCACGTGCTTTTTATAATGACCAACTCGGGGTTTATGAGGAATATGTCACCAATTATTTTGGTTTTGATAAAGTACTTCCTATGAATACAGGTGCTGAGGCGGTAGAAACAGCTTTGAAATTATGTCGAAAATGGGCGTATGAAGTAAAAGGAATTCCCGAAAACAAAGCGCAGATTATTGTTTGTGAGAACAATTTTCATGGTAGAACCACAACTATAATTTCTTTTTCTAATGATGAAAGCGCGCGTCAGAGTTTTGGTCCTTTTACCGAAGGTTTTATAAAAATTCCTTACGATGATACCGAAGCTTTGGAAAATGCTTTGAAATCATCAAAGAATATAGCAGGGTTTTTGGTAGAACCTATTCAGGGAGAAGCGGGAGTTTATGTTCCAAGTGAAGGTTTTTTGGCGAAAGCCAAAGCACTTTGCGAAGCACATAATGTATTGTTTATTGCCGATGAGGTACAAACCGGAATTGCAAGAACAGGTAAATTATTGGCAGTGCATCATGAAAATGTGCAACCTGATATCTTGATTTTAGGCAAAGCCATTTCCGGGGGTGTTTATCCAGTTTCGGCGGTTTTGGCGAATAACGGAATTATGGATGTTATCAAGCCGGGTCAACACGGTTCTACTTTTGGAGGAAATCCTGTTGCGGCTGCGGTTGCGGTTGCCGCTCTGGAAGTGGTGCGTGAAGAAAAATTATCTGAAAATGCCGAAAAATTAGGAATCATTTTGAGAAAAGGCCTTAACGAAATTGCAGAACGAAATCCGTTGATTTCATTAGTTCGCGGTAAAGGTTTGCTGAATGCTATTGTGATCAATAGTGATGAGGAATCTGATTTGGCTTGGGACATTTGCCTTCGTTTCAGGGATTATGGTTTATTGGCAAAACCTACTCACGGAAATAAAATACGTTTCGCACCTCCTTTGGTAATCACAGAAACTCAAATTCAGGAATGTCTTGCAATTATTGAAAAGGCATTGAATGACTTTAGATAATAAATTAGAATTTTTGGATGTGATTAAATTTGGTAGTTAAGTCTTGTAATTTGTATAATTTAAGCTTATCAATTTTGTCATTCCGAGGAACAAGGAATCTCATTGTTTGAATTTATTATGTGATTCCTCGTTCCTCGGAATGACAAATCAGCTAAGAGGTTACCGAGAACGGCTAACCTCTTTTTTATTGGTCAAATTTGATGAAATTTTCAATTCTGCGATGTTTTGAAAAAAGGATTCTCTTTTTTGAAGTCCTTTTTTGTCAAATAAATAAAAGTAATTTTTTTTCAAAAAATAATAAACAATTGATGTTTTAATATTGGTTTGAATACGTACATTTGTATAAGTATTATTACTTAGTTTTATTCAAAAGTTTAATTCCTAATACTTTTATCATGATACAAATCAATAGACCAAAATTGACAATAGTGGGAGCTGGACCCGGTGATGTTGAATTGATTACATTAAAAGCAATAAAAGCTCTAGAAGATGCCGATGTTGTTTTGTATGATGCCCTTGTCAACGAAGAGTTATTGCAGTATGCTAAAAAGGATGCTGAAATTATTTTTGTTGGGAAACGTTTTGGTTGTCATGCCTACAGTCAGGACCAAATTAACGATTTGATTGTATCCATGGCAAAAAAATACGGTCATGTTGTTCGATTAAAAGGTGGAGATCCATTTGTTTTTGGAAGAGGAAGCGAAGAAATTGATTTTGCACGACAATTCGGAATTGAAACAGCCGTCGTTCCCGGAATATCATCAGCATTGGGAGTTCCGGCTTCTAACGGAATTAGTTTGACACAAAGAAAAGTAGCTGAAAGTTTTTGGGTAATTACAGGTACAACTTCAGACCATAAATTGTCAAGGGATGTTGCTTTGGCTTCGCAATCTTCGGCAACGGTTGTTATTTTGATGGGAATGAACAAATTGGAAGAGATTGTGGCTTTGTACCAAAACAACAGAACCGATGATTTACCGATTGCCATTATTCAAAACGGAACACAAAAATCTCAAAAGAAAGTCATTGGTACAATTAATACAATTACCGATTTGGTGAAAAAAAATGAAATTGCTTCGCCGGCGATTATAGTAATTGGCGAAGTGGTGAAAAACGCTTCTGAATTAACTTCTTTTATAAAAAAAGAACAGTTTTCGGATGCATTTATGGATGAGGAATTTATTTTGCAAAATTTAGATCTTGTGGGATGATAGTAATAAAATATTTTGGAGGTATCGTTGAACGCACCCGATGCCGTGACGAAAAATTTGATTTTTCGGACTTGCCGTTGAGTAAATTGTTGACCGAATTAGACAATAAATATCATTTTGGGCAATACCCTTTTAGTGTGGCCGTGAATCAAGAAATTATTGATAAAGTCAATAATCAAATTCTGAAAAATAATGATGTTGTGGCTTTATTGCCTCCTTTTGCGGGAGGATAATTGTTGATTAATTTTTTGAGTGAAAAATAAAATGAGGTGCTTTATTGGCGCCTTTTTGATTAAATAGCGGATTAGTTTCTCTTTTTTACAAATAAATACCATATTTTTGGTTTCATTAACCGAGGTTCAGCATTAGAAATTATTTCACAGAGATTCGCGAAGAACAAACAGAGTTACACGGAGTATTTTAGTTTCAATCTCAAAAAAGATATTTTTCTTTGC belongs to Flavobacterium gilvum and includes:
- a CDS encoding MoaD/ThiS family protein: MIVIKYFGGIVERTRCRDEKFDFSDLPLSKLLTELDNKYHFGQYPFSVAVNQEIIDKVNNQILKNNDVVALLPPFAGG
- a CDS encoding Lrp/AsnC family transcriptional regulator yields the protein MDILDEFDINIIKELEKDGRMAFSSIAANLKISNTMVHQRVNRLLENGIITGIKPVINEKKIGFDWGAFTGIYLKKDHDSARVIEELKKIPEITECYFIAGSFTLYIKMIAKDHEHMRKLLYEQIDSIPGIAKTESLIELGCAFKRNIDL
- the cobA gene encoding uroporphyrinogen-III C-methyltransferase, coding for MIQINRPKLTIVGAGPGDVELITLKAIKALEDADVVLYDALVNEELLQYAKKDAEIIFVGKRFGCHAYSQDQINDLIVSMAKKYGHVVRLKGGDPFVFGRGSEEIDFARQFGIETAVVPGISSALGVPASNGISLTQRKVAESFWVITGTTSDHKLSRDVALASQSSATVVILMGMNKLEEIVALYQNNRTDDLPIAIIQNGTQKSQKKVIGTINTITDLVKKNEIASPAIIVIGEVVKNASELTSFIKKEQFSDAFMDEEFILQNLDLVG
- the rocD gene encoding ornithine--oxo-acid transaminase — protein: MTHITQGFSSKSENLIEKENKYGAHNYHPLPVVLEKGEGVYVWDVDGKKYFDFLSAYSAVNQGHCHPKIVGAMVEQAQKLTLTSRAFYNDQLGVYEEYVTNYFGFDKVLPMNTGAEAVETALKLCRKWAYEVKGIPENKAQIIVCENNFHGRTTTIISFSNDESARQSFGPFTEGFIKIPYDDTEALENALKSSKNIAGFLVEPIQGEAGVYVPSEGFLAKAKALCEAHNVLFIADEVQTGIARTGKLLAVHHENVQPDILILGKAISGGVYPVSAVLANNGIMDVIKPGQHGSTFGGNPVAAAVAVAALEVVREEKLSENAEKLGIILRKGLNEIAERNPLISLVRGKGLLNAIVINSDEESDLAWDICLRFRDYGLLAKPTHGNKIRFAPPLVITETQIQECLAIIEKALNDFR